From the genome of Argentina anserina chromosome 4, drPotAnse1.1, whole genome shotgun sequence, one region includes:
- the LOC126790741 gene encoding OVARIAN TUMOR DOMAIN-containing deubiquitinating enzyme 1, with protein MQNQEEVPVQVDGEVEYGPAPSVATPEFDEWASYGDQDIMQQQSAIRAEEAEKIPFLGDKEPLSSLAAEYQLGSAILLEKIKVLGEQYAAIRRTRGDGNCFFRSFMFSYLEHILESQDVSEVDRIKANVEQCRKTLQSLGYIDLTFEDFFSLFLEQLDSVLQGSEESISHDELIRRSRDQSVSNHVVMFFRFVTTGEIRKRSEFFEPFILGLSNATVEQFCRSSVEPMGEESDHVHITALSDALGVPIRVVYLDHSSCDTGGVSVNHHDFVPAGNDLLTASGTSEKVSPFITLLYRPGHYDILYPK; from the exons ATGCAGAATCAGGAAGAGGTTCCAGTGCAGGTTGATGGTGAAGTGGAGTATGGGCCGGCTCCTTCGGTTGCAACACCTGAGTTTGATGAGTGGGCAAGCTATGGGGACCAAGACATCATGCAGCAGCAGTCTGCCATTCGTGCCGAGGAGGCCGAGAAGATTCCCTTCCTTGGGGACAAG GAGCCACTTTCGTCTCTGGCAGCTGAGTATCAGTTGGGCAGCGCTATATTGTTGGAGAAGATAAAG GTTCTTGGTGAACAATATGCTGCAATTAGGCGAACCCGGGGAGATGGGAACTGCTTCTTCCGGAGCTTTATGTTTTCATACCTG GAGCATATTTTGGAATCACAAGATGTAAGTGAAGTTGATCGTATTAAGGCTAATGTTGAGCAATGTCGAAAAACACTTCAGAGCTTGGGTTACATCGACTTGACTTTTGAGGACTTCTTTTCG TTATTCCTGGAGCAGCTGGATAGTGTTCTTCAAGGAAGTGAAGAATCCATAAG tCATGATGAACTTATACGTAGGAGCCGTGATCAGTCAGTATCCAACCATG TTGTGATGTTTTTCAGATTTGTTACCACTGGTGAAATACGGAAGCGCTCAGAGTTTTTCGAACCTTTTATATTGGGATTAAGCAATGCAACTGTAGAGCAG TTTTGCAGATCATCAGTGGAACCAATGGGTGAAGAAAGTGACCATGTGCACATCACTGCTCTTTCTGATGCATTGGGCGTGCCAATCCGTGTTGTATACCTTGACCATAGCTCATGTGATACTGGTGGTGTTAGTGTGAATCATCATGATTTTGTTCCCGCTGGCAATGATCTGCTAACTGCTAGTGGCACCTCTGAGAAAGTTAGTCCGTTTATTACCTTGCTATATCGTCCAGGTCACTATGATATTCTCTACCCGAAGTGA